The Paraburkholderia caffeinilytica genome segment CGTCCCGACTTCCTTGCCGAAACGAAAAGCGTGCGCGAAGGCGACTGGAAGATCGCGCCGCTGCCGCACGATCTGCAATGCCGCCGCGTGGAGATCACCGGACCGGTCGAGCGCAAGATGATCATCAACGCGCTGAATTCGGGCGCGGATTCGTACATGACCGACTTCGAGGATTCGAATGCGCCGAGCTGGGATAACCAGATTACCGGCCACATCAATCTGAAGGACGCAGTGCGCCGCACGATTGCGCTCGAACAGAACGGCAAGTCGTACACCCTCAACGACAAGATCGCCACGCTGATCGTGCGTCCGCGCGGCTGGCATCTGGACGAAAAGCACGTGACGGTGGACGGCAAGCGCGTCTCCGGCGGCATCTTCGATTTCGCGCTCTTCATGGTTCACAACGCGAAGGAACAGGTTTCGCGCGGCACGGCGCCCTACTTCTATCTGCCGAAGATGGAGAGCCACCTGGAAGCGCGCCTGTGGAACGACATCTTCCTCGCCGCACAGGAAGCGGTCGGCGTGCCACGCGGCACGATTCGCGCGACCGTGCTGATCGAAACGATCGTCGCCGCATTCGAAATGGACGAGATCCTGTACGAGCTGCGTGAACACAGCTCGGGCCTGAACGCCGGCCGTTGGGACTACATCTTCTCGGCGATCAAGAAGTTCAGGAACGACCGCGATTTCTGTCTCGCCGACCGCTCGCAGATCACCATGACCTCGCCGTTCATGCGTGCCTACGCGCTGCTGCTGCTGAAGACCTGCCATCGCCGCAACGCACCGGCAATCGGCGGCATGAGCGCGCTGATCCCGATCAAGAACGATCCGGTCGCCAACGACAAGGCCATGGGCGGTGTGCGCTCGGACAAGGCGCGCGATGCCGGCGACGGTTACGACGGCGGCTGGGTCGCGCACCCGGGGCTCGTGCCGATCGCGATGGAGGAATTCGTCAAGGTGCTCGGCGACAAGCCGAATCAGATCGGCAAGCAACGCGACGACGTGCTCGTCTCGGCCGCCGACCTGACGGACTTCCGTCCGGAAGCGCCGATCACCGAAGGCGGTTTGCGCAACAACATCAACGTCGGCATTCACTACCTGGGTTCGTGGCTCGCGGGCAATGGCTGCGTGCCGATTCACAACCTGATGGAAGACGCCGCCACCGCGGAGATCTCACGCTCGCAAGTGTGGCAGTGGATTCGCTCGCCGAAGGGCAAGCTCGAAGACGGCCGCAAAGTCACGGCCGAGTTGGTGCGCACGTTGTCGGCAGAAGAGCTCGACAAGGTGAAGCAGGCGGTCGGCGGCGATACGAAACCGTACGATCGCGCTGCACAAATCTTCGAGGAAATGTCGACGTCGGAACAGTTCACCGACTTCCTGACGCTGCCGCTGTACGAGGAAATCTGAGGCAACTGGACGGCCTCATGCACCAGCTTCGTTGACCAGCAATAACGACGTCGTACCGGGCCCGCTTTCACCAGCCACGCAAGACGAAAGAGCGGCCCGGGTCGCAAGGCTGACCGACCGGACGGCCCGACAGGCGCATGCCTGCCGGGCCGTTTTTTTATACGCTTGCTTGGTGCCCGCGGTCTGTTCGTTACGCGTCCGCTATGTGTCCGCTAAGTGTTCGCCATGTACTTGCGGCGCGCTCGCTGCGCGCTGGTCGTGCCCGCCTCAACGCGTGCTGCGGTACTCGACCCAATCGCCCGACCTGATTTCCGGGAGGCCCTTTACCGCTTGCGGCGCGACCGGATAGAAGCGGCAATTCACGACGTTGCCGTCTACTTTCACCATCACCTCGCGCGCGAGGAAACGATTCTCGACGCCGGGATACACCGCTTCGATCTCGTCGAGCACCGCAACCAGTTCATCGTCGATTTCGTAGACGTCGCCCGTCACATTCACACCTGCTTCGTCGACCACCAGACCCGGATACAAGCCGAAGTCGAATAGATGACCGCGCACCGTGGCCGTGCCAAGCAGATTCGGCGCGGCGATGTCGTTGCGCGCGGCAGCCTCCCGAAGGTCGTTCACTTCACCGGCCCGCAACGTGCCGTATACAAAAACGGTCTGCATCGTGGTTTGTTCTCCTTGACGATGGGTTCGGTTTTCTCCGGCTGTTGCCGGAAGTTCAGTTCAGCGGCGCGCTCGCCACCAGTACGCCGTCGATATCCGCGTAGATCCATTCGCCCGGATGTACCAGCGCACCCGGCAATTGCACCGGCACGTCGCGCTCGCCGGTGCCGAGCTTCTGGCCACGCCGTGGGCAAGTCGCCAGCGCCGCCACGCCGACATCGACTTCGTTGAGCTCCAGCGTGTCGCGCACACACCCGTTCAGCACGATGCCCGCCCAGCCATTGCGCTCGGCAATTTGCGCGAGATTGCCGCCTACCAGCGCACAACGCAGACTGCCACCGCCATCGACCACCAGCACCCGGCCGGCGCCCTTCTCTTCGAGCGTGGCGCGTACGAGAGCATTGTCTTCGAATACTTTTAGCGTGACTGCCTCGCCGCTGAAGCACTCGGCGCGGCTGAAGAGATGAAAGACCGGCTCGAGCACACGCAGCGTGCCCAACGCGAGTTGGTCCTCGTGTGCGTCGCACAAGTCAGCGGTTGCAAAACTCATGGCGTTCTCCTCGGGATCCTTGTAATCGGGACATTATGCAACGTTGACTCCGACGTAACACCTACAATGAGAAGCCTGCGGTGGTTTTGGGGGTCCACGCTCTCCAGGCCCGCGCTCGATGGCTCGGTACATGAGCGCTCGTTGCCCGCGGGTTGCGCGTTGACACCCACTGCGTTTTTTTTCGCTCCATCCATTGGATCGATCTTCAATATGAATTCGTCCACTGACTCAGTCCTGTCGAGCCAGGTCCACTTCGCCGACATCCCGCCCGAATTCCAGCCGACCCAGACGCATCCGATCCGCGTGCGTTCGCGGCTCATGCCTTCGGGCTGGCGTATCGCGCGACACACGCACGCGTGGGCCCAGGTGGCCTATGCGTCGCGCGGCGTGCTGCGGGTCGCGACAACCGGCACGACATGGATGGTGCCGCCATCGCGGGCGATCTGGGTACCGCCGCATGTGACACACGAAGTGGTCGCCGTCGAAGATGCCTTTCTGCGCACGCTCTACATTACCGAAAGCACCGTCCCGGCCGGACTGGATACGCCGCGCGTGGTCGAGGTGTCGGATCTGCTGCGCGAAGTCATCGCCGCGCTCGATACGCCAGGTATTTCCGCGACGCGCGAACAGTTGCTCGGCGCGCTCGCGCTCGACGAACTGACGCGTTCGGAGCCGCTGCCGCTGTCCGTGCCGATGCCCAACGAGAAGCGCTTGCGCGCACTGTGCGAAGCCGTGATCGCGGACCCGACACACGGTGAATCGCTCGAGCAATGGGCATCGAGCGTGGGGGCGAGTACACGCACGATCGCGCGGCTGTTTCGTCAGGAGTTGGGCGTGAGCTTTTCGCAATGGCGTCAGCAGGCCATTCTCGCGCGCGCGATTCCACTGTTGAGCCAGGGGCGACCGCTTTCGCATGTCGCGCAGGAACTGGGTTATCAGAGCCAGAGTGCGTTCTCGGCGATGTTCAGGCGGGCATTCGGTGAAAGTCCACGCGCGTTTATCGAGCGCGGCGCTGAATATCGTGTGGAGAGCGGGGATCGTGACGATACCGAGGCGGACGAAGAAACCGCGCAAAAGTGACGGCATGACGCGTAACCGCAAGCCATAGCGCCTCAGACGCGCCGCGCCAGATGACGGATCGCGCCGAGTTGTGCCAGACGCGGCCCGGTCAGCTTGTACCCCTTGCGTTGGTACAACCGCGCGGCAGGATTGTCGACGAACACGCGCAACTGCAACTCGTGCAGCCCGCGCTCGCGCGCCCATTGATGCGACATATCGAGCAGATACGTGCCGGCGCCGAGGCGTCGATGCCCTTCGGCAATCTGCACGTCGCGGATATGGAGTGAATCGCCTTCCTGGGTGACGCGCAGCACACCAATCGGCGTGCCGTCCAGTTCGAGAATGAAATTTTCCGATTCGCGCCAGCTGCCGAGAAACAGATCGCCACGCCAGATCAGATGGTGCCGGCGATAGTAGCCACCCATGTTGTTGCGGGTCAGCGCCTCGGCGAACTCGAAATCGTCCATGCTGGCCGGGCGCAGATAAAACGGTGACGGAGCTTCGGTTGGATCGAACATGGTGGAACGACGAAGATGAGTCGGGTCAACGGTAAAACAGGCCGCGCCCGCTGGCAATGGCTGTTTGTCCCGAGCATATCCAGTCGAACCCGGCTGCGGAAATAAAAAAGCCCACTTCTTGCGAAGTGGGCTTTCTAAGATCTGGCGGAGCGGACGGGACTCGAACCCGCGACCCCCGGCGTGACAGGCCGGTATTCTAACCAACTGAACTACCGCTCCAGATTTTTGCACCGTGGCGCGCGAGCTTTGCTCACTCACCAACTGCACCGTTCAAACTGCCAACCGAACGACGCCGATGTTTTGGCGTCCCCTAGGGGATTCGAACCCCTGTACTCACCGTGAAAGGGTGATGTCCTAGGCCTCTAGACGAAGGGGACAACGTACTGCTTACACCTTTAATGAAAAAGCCCGTTCAGGTTTGTATGAACGGGCTTTGTCTGGCGGAGTGGACGGGACTCGAACCCGCGACCCCCGGCGTGACAGGCCGGTATTCTAACCGACTGAACTACCACTCCAGTCTTTACACCCTGGCTTGCGAGCGTCGGTTTTTTCTCTGCAAGCTGCGCTGCTTTACTACTTCTTATCGAATACTAAAGCGACGCTGATGTTTGGCGTCCCCTAGGGGATTCGAACCCCTGTACTCACCGTGAAAGGGTGATGTCCTAGGCCTCTAGACGAAGGGGACATAATCTTTTCAGATCTGTCTTTATCTTGCTGCTAACTCACGCTAACTTCTCGCCGCCAGCAGCAAAGACCGATATTCTAACTACGTTACAGCCGTTTGTGAAGTCTTTTTTGCTACAAGCCCCAGACTTCGGAACCACTTCACTCTGCTCTGATGGTGGAGGTAAGCGGGATCGAACCGCTGACCTCTTGCATGCCATGCAAGCGCTCTCCCAGCTGAGCTATACCCCCCCTTGCAGAACAGAAACGAGATTTTAGAGGCCAATCTGCGCTTTGTAAATACCCTTTGAGCAATTGCATGCGACTTTTTTCGCAAGTCGCATGCAAACCCGCTCAATGCACGCGCGAACGTGCTCAAGCCAACGCTTTTTCGATACGGCTCACGACGACATCGCGGCCGAACAGCATCAGCACGCTGTCGATCGACGGCGTATGCGTGGTGCCCGCCACCAGCAGACGAACCGGCATGGCCAGTTGCGGCATCTTCAGCTTGTGCGCGCCGAGTGTCGCCTTCAATGCCGCAGCGATCGCCTCCTTGGTCCACTCCACCGTCTTAAGCGATGCAGCCAGATCGGCAAGCGCCGGGCGCACGGCATCCGTGACGTGCTGCGCGAGCGCTTCTGCTTCAGGCTCAGGTACGCGGTAGAACATCGCGGCGTTTTCAGCGATTTCCTTCACCGTCGATGCACGGTCCTTCAGCAAGCCCACCACCGACGTCAGATCGGCGCCTTGCGCAATGGCGGCTTCGTCGATACCCAGTTCAGCAAAGAAAGGCTTGGCAAGCCCGGCGAGGCGCGCGTTGTCCGCTTCCTTGATGTAGTGCGCGTTGAGCCAGTTCAGCTTGTCGTGATCGTACTGAGCCGGCGACTTGCCCAGATGCTCCAGATCGAACCATTCGACGAACTGCTCACGCGTGAAGATTTCCGCGTCGCCATGCGACCAGCCCAGACGCGCCAGATAGTTGACCACCGCCTCCGGCAGAAAGCCGGCATCGCGATAACCCATCACGCTCATCGCGCCGTGACGCTTGCTCATCTTCTCGCCCTGCTCGTTCAGCACGGTCGGCAAGTGCGCATAGACCGGCGGCTCACCGCCGAGCGCGCGCAGGATATTGATCTGACGCGGCGTGTTGTTCACGTGATCGTCGCCGCGAATCACGTGCGTGATGCGCATGTCCAGATCGTCGACCACCACGCAGAAGTTGTAGGTGGGCGTGCCGTCCGGGCGCGCGATCACGAGGTCGTCGAGTTCGTCGTTCGAGATTTCGATACGGCCCTTCACCGCGTCGTCCCATGCGACCACGCCCGAGAGCGGATTGCGGAAGCGCAGCACGGGCTGCACGCCGGCCGGCGGTTCCGGCAAGACCTTGCCGGGTTCCGGACGCCACGTGCCGTCATAGCGCGGCTTTTCGCCGGCCTCGCGTTGGCGTTCGCGCAGTGCGTCCAACTCTTCCGTCGACATGTAGCACGGGTACACGAGCCCCGCGCCCTGCATCTGCTTGAGCACTTCGCGATAACGGTCCATGCGCTGCATCTGGTAGAACGGGCCCTCGTCGATATCGAGGCCGAGCCATTCCATCCCTTCGAGAATGGCGTCGACCGCTTCGGTACTGGAGCGCTCGACGTCGGTGTCCTCGATCCGCAGCACGAAGGTCCCTTTCATCTTGCGCGCGAACGCCCACGGATAAAGCGCGGAGCGAATGTTGCCGAGGTGGATGAAGCCGGTGGGACTCGGTGCGAAACGGGTACGGACGGAGGTGGTCATTAGCGGTTACTCGGAAGACAGGCGCCGGCGCCGTGGCAGAGATTGCCAGTGAAGCGCGGCAGCGGACCGCGTCCGTGCAGCAGAAAGCTGTCATGCACAGACACGAAGGAAATAAATGCGAGAGCCGAATTATACCTTCCGAACACGTGCTGCCCGCCCTCGTCCGAATGGCCATGCGCAGCACACAGGACGCCCGGGAAGCGTGCCTCAGGGGACCTGAGCGTTTCCTCTGCAACGTTTCATTACCGGACCGACGCGCGCCCGGAGCTTTGATTTATGATGTGCGCGCGCTGCGGGTGAGGATAGAACCACAGCGCGATGGAATCGCCACTGGCGATCCCGTCCGTTTGACTATCCGCCTGATTGCGGCACCGCTTGTGCCGATCGTCGATCGTCGATCACGCCGCCGCTGCCGTTGCTGGAGAACCCGTTGAAACCGTCATCCCCTAGCCTCGCCCGCCGCAACTTCTCATTGGCGGCCGCCTCCGCAGTGCTCGCGGCCTGCACCACGACCGGCGGCAGCAAGACCGACAGCACACCGATCGCCACCACGCCCGCCGCCAACCCGCCACCGCTCGACAAACCGCAGCGGCCGATCCGCGTCGGGCTCGCGCTGGGCGGCGGCGCGGCGCGCGGCTTCGCGCACATCGGCGTGATCAAGGCACTCGAGGCGCGCAATCTCCAGATCGACCTCGTGGCGGGCACCAGCGCGGGTTCGGTGGTCGGTGCGCTGTACGCCTCGGGGATGAACGGCTTCGCGCTGAACAAGCTCGCGTTGACCATGGACGAAGCGTCGATCAGCGACTGGGCGATGCCGTTTCGCACACGCGGCTTTCTGCAAGGCGTCGCGCTGCAGAACTATCTCAATACGACGCTCAACAACCGTCCGATCGAAAAGATGGTCAAGCCGCTCGGCGTGGTCGCCACCGATCTGAAAACCGGTCAGCCGATCCTGTTCCAGCGTGGCAACACCGGCATCGCAGTGCGCGCGTCATGCAGCGTGCCGTCGATTTTCGAGCCGGTGAAGATCGGTGGGCACGAGTATGTGGACGGCGGCCTGGTGAGTCCGGTGCCCGCCTCGTTCGCGCGCAAGATGGGCGCGGATTTCGTCATCGCCGTGGACATCTCGCAGCGCCCGGAAAGCGGCCTCACAGCCAGCTCGTTCGACGTGCTGATGCAGACCTTCACGATCATGGGCCAAACGATCAAGGCTTATGAGCTCGACAAGTACGCCGACGTCGTAATCCGGCCGAATCTGGCCGCCATGAGCGGCAGCGATTTCTCACAACGCAATGCAGCGATCCTGGCCGGCGAGGAAGCCGTGGCGAAAATGATGCCCGAGTTGCAACGCAAGCTGGCCGCGAGCCGCGCCGCGGCTTAACCTGCCTGCGGCGCGCCGGTTGCGCCGGCCGCCGCAGCGCAGCTGCCGTCACGCACGCCGCGCCACCTCAACCGGGAGTGCGGCGCGGAAGATTCCGTGCCGGATCGGTATGCGCCCAAACGCAAAAAGCCTGCTTCAAACGAAGCAGGCTTTTTTGTCGCCCCAACAAACCGCGGGGGCGGGCCGAATCAGTTACTGATTACCGCCAATCGAAGCATTCACGCGCTTGCGCAGATCTTCACCTTCCTGATAGGAGGTCTCGATCCGGCGTGCGCCGGTGAAGCGCTTTTCCCAATAACCGCTATCCATATCGTCGACGCGAATCGTGCTGCCCGTGGAAGGCGAATGCACGAATTTGTTGTCGCCGATGTAGATGCCGACATGCGAGAACGTGCGGCGCATCGTATTGAAGAACACCAGATCGCCCGGCTTCAGATCGCTCACACGAACTTTTTCACCGACGCGGCTCATTTCCTCGGCGCGGCGCGGCAGCGCCATGCCGAGCGTGTCCTGGAACACGTAACGAACGAAGCCGCTGCAATCGAGTCCCGAATCGGGCGTATTGCCGCCCCAACGGTAGCGCACGCCAATCATGTTCAGCGCGCCGACCACCACATCGCCCGCTTTACCGGCCATGCCGGACAGGAACGATTTGGCGCCACCGTCGCTGGCAGGAGCGGCCGATTGCGAATTAAGGGGGGACAAAGAATTCGACCCGCTGGGGGTCGAAAATGAGGCATTCTGATTAAAACTGCTTACTTCGTCGGCGAACGCGCCGGGAGCTGCTGCCATCAAGACGCCAATGAACATCCCGGCGACGACGCGCGTGCAAGCCTGGGTTAGGTTTCTGTGCTGCATTGGTCGGTATTTTTTGCCTAAAAATCAGTGGGCTACGGAAAAAAGTTTGGTCGATACTAGCCAGTAAGTATTCACGTGTCAAAACAAATAGAAAAATACAATCGAGACACGCACCCAATTGGTGAAAGAGTGCAAAATCAGTAGTCAAGCGCCGCTTTCAGCAGCTTTCGGGTGTAAGGGTGCGCTGGTGTCGCAAAAATCTGCTCAACGTCCCCGCTTTCGACGATCGAACCGTTTTGCATCACTGCGACACGATGCGCCATCGCCCCGATCACAGCCAGATCGTGACTGATGAAAACGAAGCCGAGGTTGTACTTCTGTTGCAACCCGGCAAGCAGTTTCAGCACCTGCTGCTGAATCGACACGTCGAGTGCGCTGGTCGGTTCGTCGAGAATCAGGATGCGCGGCTCCAGCACCAGCGCGCGCGCAATCGCTATCCGCTGACGCTGGCCGCCGGAAAACTCGTGTGGATAGCGATACAGCACCGTGCGGTCGAGACCGACCTCGCGCAGGACCGATACCACCTTGTCGCGCCGCGCCTCCTGGCTCATCTGCGGCCGGTGCAGCGCGAGCCCTTCGCCGACGATCCGTTCGATGGTCTGGCGCGGCGAAAGCGAGCTGAACGGGTCCTGAAAGACAACTTGCATATTCGAACGTAAGGCGGTCTGTTCGTCGCCGCGATAGCTGCCGAGCGCCCTGCCCTGAAACTCGATCTCGCCGTGCGCGGTGCGTTGCAGACCGAGCAAAGCCATCGCAAGCGTCGATTTGCCCGAACCCGATTCGCCGACGATCCCCAGTGTCTCGCCCTGGCGCACCGACACGGTTGCATCGGCGACCGCGCGAAAGCGCCCCGAGCGAAACCAGCCGCTCAAGCCCGGCAGTTTCGTTTTGAAATCGACCGAGACATCGCGTGCTTCGAGCAGCACCGGCGAGATCGGCAGCACCGGCACCACCGTGCGCTGCGGACGGCTTGCCAGCAGACGCTGCGTGTACGGATGCTGCGGCGACTCGAACACCTGCTCGACCGGCCCGCTTTCCACGAGCACGCCCTTCTCCATCACCGCGATGCGTTGCGCGAAATGGCGCACCAGGTTCAGGTCGTGCGTGATCAGCAGCACGGCCATGCCGCGCTTCTTGGCTTCGTCGCGTTGCAGCTCCAGCAGCAGGTCGACGATCTGCGCGCGAATCGTCACGTCGAGCGCCGTGGTCGGCTCATCGGCCAGCAGCAGACGCGGGCGGCACGCGAGCGCCATCGCGATCATCGCGCGCTGCCGCTGACCGCCCGAGAGTTGATGCGGATAGCTGTTCACGCGCTTGCCAGGCTCGGCGATGCCCGTGCGTCCGAGCAGCGCCACGGCGCGTTTGCGCGCCTCGTTCGCCGTGACGCCGTCGTGCACGACGATCGTCTCCGCGATCTGATCGCCGACCGTATAGAGCGGATTGAGCGCCGTCATCGGCTCCTGGAAGATCATCGCGATGTCGGAGCCGCGCATGCCGCGCATCTCGCGCTCGCTTTTGGCAAGCAGATCCTGGCCGTCGAAACGGATCGCCCCGCTCACCTGCGCGTCGCTCAACAGACGCAGGATCGACAGCGCGGTCACGCTCTTGCCCGAGCCCGATTCGCCGACCAGCGCGACCCGTTCGCCGCGTTGGATCGCGAGCGTGACATCGTTCACCGCGACAGTGTCGCCAAAGGCCAC includes the following:
- the aceB gene encoding malate synthase A encodes the protein MAHPLSSQSSLQLPQGMEITAEIKPGYEAILTREALELVAALHRTFEPRRQQLLQARVERTKRLDAGERPDFLAETKSVREGDWKIAPLPHDLQCRRVEITGPVERKMIINALNSGADSYMTDFEDSNAPSWDNQITGHINLKDAVRRTIALEQNGKSYTLNDKIATLIVRPRGWHLDEKHVTVDGKRVSGGIFDFALFMVHNAKEQVSRGTAPYFYLPKMESHLEARLWNDIFLAAQEAVGVPRGTIRATVLIETIVAAFEMDEILYELREHSSGLNAGRWDYIFSAIKKFRNDRDFCLADRSQITMTSPFMRAYALLLLKTCHRRNAPAIGGMSALIPIKNDPVANDKAMGGVRSDKARDAGDGYDGGWVAHPGLVPIAMEEFVKVLGDKPNQIGKQRDDVLVSAADLTDFRPEAPITEGGLRNNINVGIHYLGSWLAGNGCVPIHNLMEDAATAEISRSQVWQWIRSPKGKLEDGRKVTAELVRTLSAEELDKVKQAVGGDTKPYDRAAQIFEEMSTSEQFTDFLTLPLYEEI
- a CDS encoding gamma-glutamylcyclotransferase family protein; the encoded protein is MQTVFVYGTLRAGEVNDLREAAARNDIAAPNLLGTATVRGHLFDFGLYPGLVVDEAGVNVTGDVYEIDDELVAVLDEIEAVYPGVENRFLAREVMVKVDGNVVNCRFYPVAPQAVKGLPEIRSGDWVEYRSTR
- the rraA gene encoding ribonuclease E activity regulator RraA, which encodes MSFATADLCDAHEDQLALGTLRVLEPVFHLFSRAECFSGEAVTLKVFEDNALVRATLEEKGAGRVLVVDGGGSLRCALVGGNLAQIAERNGWAGIVLNGCVRDTLELNEVDVGVAALATCPRRGQKLGTGERDVPVQLPGALVHPGEWIYADIDGVLVASAPLN
- a CDS encoding AraC family transcriptional regulator, with product MNSSTDSVLSSQVHFADIPPEFQPTQTHPIRVRSRLMPSGWRIARHTHAWAQVAYASRGVLRVATTGTTWMVPPSRAIWVPPHVTHEVVAVEDAFLRTLYITESTVPAGLDTPRVVEVSDLLREVIAALDTPGISATREQLLGALALDELTRSEPLPLSVPMPNEKRLRALCEAVIADPTHGESLEQWASSVGASTRTIARLFRQELGVSFSQWRQQAILARAIPLLSQGRPLSHVAQELGYQSQSAFSAMFRRAFGESPRAFIERGAEYRVESGDRDDTEADEETAQK
- a CDS encoding GNAT family N-acetyltransferase; this encodes MFDPTEAPSPFYLRPASMDDFEFAEALTRNNMGGYYRRHHLIWRGDLFLGSWRESENFILELDGTPIGVLRVTQEGDSLHIRDVQIAEGHRRLGAGTYLLDMSHQWARERGLHELQLRVFVDNPAARLYQRKGYKLTGPRLAQLGAIRHLARRV
- the gltX gene encoding glutamate--tRNA ligase, coding for MTTSVRTRFAPSPTGFIHLGNIRSALYPWAFARKMKGTFVLRIEDTDVERSSTEAVDAILEGMEWLGLDIDEGPFYQMQRMDRYREVLKQMQGAGLVYPCYMSTEELDALRERQREAGEKPRYDGTWRPEPGKVLPEPPAGVQPVLRFRNPLSGVVAWDDAVKGRIEISNDELDDLVIARPDGTPTYNFCVVVDDLDMRITHVIRGDDHVNNTPRQINILRALGGEPPVYAHLPTVLNEQGEKMSKRHGAMSVMGYRDAGFLPEAVVNYLARLGWSHGDAEIFTREQFVEWFDLEHLGKSPAQYDHDKLNWLNAHYIKEADNARLAGLAKPFFAELGIDEAAIAQGADLTSVVGLLKDRASTVKEIAENAAMFYRVPEPEAEALAQHVTDAVRPALADLAASLKTVEWTKEAIAAALKATLGAHKLKMPQLAMPVRLLVAGTTHTPSIDSVLMLFGRDVVVSRIEKALA
- a CDS encoding patatin-like phospholipase family protein; translation: MKPSSPSLARRNFSLAAASAVLAACTTTGGSKTDSTPIATTPAANPPPLDKPQRPIRVGLALGGGAARGFAHIGVIKALEARNLQIDLVAGTSAGSVVGALYASGMNGFALNKLALTMDEASISDWAMPFRTRGFLQGVALQNYLNTTLNNRPIEKMVKPLGVVATDLKTGQPILFQRGNTGIAVRASCSVPSIFEPVKIGGHEYVDGGLVSPVPASFARKMGADFVIAVDISQRPESGLTASSFDVLMQTFTIMGQTIKAYELDKYADVVIRPNLAAMSGSDFSQRNAAILAGEEAVAKMMPELQRKLAASRAAA
- a CDS encoding C40 family peptidase, translating into MQHRNLTQACTRVVAGMFIGVLMAAAPGAFADEVSSFNQNASFSTPSGSNSLSPLNSQSAAPASDGGAKSFLSGMAGKAGDVVVGALNMIGVRYRWGGNTPDSGLDCSGFVRYVFQDTLGMALPRRAEEMSRVGEKVRVSDLKPGDLVFFNTMRRTFSHVGIYIGDNKFVHSPSTGSTIRVDDMDSGYWEKRFTGARRIETSYQEGEDLRKRVNASIGGNQ
- a CDS encoding ABC transporter ATP-binding protein produces the protein MVENDAKHGMTPPLLELDRLHVAFGDTVAVNDVTLAIQRGERVALVGESGSGKSVTALSILRLLSDAQVSGAIRFDGQDLLAKSEREMRGMRGSDIAMIFQEPMTALNPLYTVGDQIAETIVVHDGVTANEARKRAVALLGRTGIAEPGKRVNSYPHQLSGGQRQRAMIAMALACRPRLLLADEPTTALDVTIRAQIVDLLLELQRDEAKKRGMAVLLITHDLNLVRHFAQRIAVMEKGVLVESGPVEQVFESPQHPYTQRLLASRPQRTVVPVLPISPVLLEARDVSVDFKTKLPGLSGWFRSGRFRAVADATVSVRQGETLGIVGESGSGKSTLAMALLGLQRTAHGEIEFQGRALGSYRGDEQTALRSNMQVVFQDPFSSLSPRQTIERIVGEGLALHRPQMSQEARRDKVVSVLREVGLDRTVLYRYPHEFSGGQRQRIAIARALVLEPRILILDEPTSALDVSIQQQVLKLLAGLQQKYNLGFVFISHDLAVIGAMAHRVAVMQNGSIVESGDVEQIFATPAHPYTRKLLKAALDY